GAGCATGACCATAATAAAAGCGATGCCGAGCCGGATTCGCTTCCATACGAGGTAAACCGCAATGACAAAGCAGATGAACGACGCGATAAACATCCATGCGATATCCAGCATCTGCCCAAAATGCACCGGATTCTGATGGTTAATCTGGAAAAACGCGAACACCGAAGTCAGGATCGTCGGAGCGCTCCATCCCAGCGCATAACCCCGGACCACGCCAAACGCTACCGCATCCCCCGCACGATGCGCGTAATAGGACAGGAACATCGCCGAGATGTACAGAACGCTCACAAGCGCAAGCAGGATGACCGACCACGTGTACGGATTCGTGAAGAACGTATACCAATGAAGCTCTACCTTCCCGTTGTCCATATAGATAATGCCGCCTTCCGAGATGGCCAATATCGTCGACAACGCTGCAGGGATGAGCAGTCCCGTGGCCCCGTAGAGCCCCATATACACGATATTGTTCCCGGTCTGGCTGCCATACGTGTGATAGGCGTAGTAAGCGCCGCGGATCGCCAGCAGCACAAGGGCCAAGCTGCCCGGCACAAGCAAGGCGGTGCCATAATAATACGCAGCATCCGGAAAAAATCCGACAAGTCCGACCACAAAAAAGATCAGGAATACGTTGGTTACTTCCCAGACGGGAGATAAATACCGCTGGATGATGTTATGAATCTTGTTCTCGTGTCCGGTGAGCACGCTGTAATAGCTGAAAAATCCGGCACCAAAATCAATCGAGGCCACCAGCAAATAGCCAAACAGAAATGTCCACAGCACGGTTATTGCCACCATTGCATAGCTCATTTGCGGTCTCCCCCTTCGATCTCGAGTCCCAGCAGCCGGATTTCCTCTTCCGCGCTTTTATTCCGGAACAATTGGCTTAACACGCGAATCGCGGATACGGATAGCACCAGATACAGGATTATAAACAGCACCAGCATCCAGCCGACGCTTGTTGAAGTGGTTGCCGCATCCGATACCTTCATGTATCCCCGCACAATCCACGGCTGCCTTCCGATCTCGGCAAGGAACCAGCCCAGCCATATGGCTGACATCGATAGAGGCCCCAAAGCCAATATACTAAGCAGCAGCCATTTTGGATAAGGCCTTTTGCCAGGAAGTTTCTTTCGGAACATATACAGGAGCGGAATCAGTACGATCACGGCGCCGCTGGTCACCTTTAGATCGAAAAAATAATGCACCGACATCGGCGGCCTCTCATTCTCCGGAAACTCATTCAGTCCAATGACCTCCGTGCTGGGACTGTTTCCCGCCAATATGCTTAGCGCGTACGGAATCTTCAATGCATACTTAATCTCGTTATTCTCATCCAGAAAGCCGCCGTAAATGAGCGGGGCTTGCCTCATCGTTTCAAAATGCCACTCGGCCGCCGCCAGCTTCTCGGGCTGGTATTTAGCCAGAAATTTGCCGGAGAAATCTCCAATCATCACGGTGGCCACAGCAAAAACAAAGGTAGACACGACGGTGAGCTTCAGCGCTTTCTTAAAGTAGATGTGCTTGCTTCCCCGCAATATACTGAAGGCGGCTATGCTGGCAAGCGCAGCGGCACTGGTCGTAAACGCTGACGCCAGTACATGGCTCACCTTGGTCGGCGTCGCCGGATTGAACATGGCCACGAACGGATTCACATTCGTAAATACCCCATCCACCAGCTCGAAGCCCTGAGGCTGATTCATAAACGCATTCATGCTCGTGATAAAGAACGCTGACGCGGAGGAGCCGATCGCCACGGGAATAAGCAGCAGCAAATGGGTCCATTTATTTTTGAATCGATCCCATGTATAAAGATAAATGCCTAAAAAGATCGCCTCCACAAAAAAAGCAAAGGTTTCCATGAACAGCGGCAGCGCAATGGCTTTACCAGCGACGCGCATAAAGGTGGGCCATAACAAGCTGAGCTGCAGGCCGATGGCGGTACCTGTCACGACGCCGACGGCCACCGTAATCACATATCCCCGCGCCCATCGCCGGGCAAGCAGCGTATAATGGTTGTCCCCTGTCCGAATCCCCCTCCATTCCGCCAGAGCCAACATAATCGGAATCCCAACGCCGATGGTTGCCAGAACAATATGCACAAACAGGGTCAAGCCGGTCAGGATCCGGCTCATCAGTACGGGATCCAGTGAAGACATCAGGTTCACTCCTCGGTTTCGTTATCCAAAATGTTCCATATAACGCAGATACCCTTTCACCGCGCCGTATAGCATAATGGCCGCAACAATAAAGCATAGAATCGCAAGCTTTCGCTCCTGCTTCCTGTGCATCCGTTAGCCTAGCCTCCTTTAAGTATTTCAGTCCATCTGCAAGAGTGCGGCCATCTAACATGTGATTCTTTGAAAACCTAAATGCTTTACAATCCCATCATTATCAGTTTTACAAACCTTTCCTCTTTTTATCCAAAGTCCGGTCATTTTGTTTGAATCCTTGCCATGATGTTTTTTCCGGCATGGAAAAGAGGTACAATAAGAGGATAAGGAGGCGAGATAAACCCATGAAAATTACATTTATTGAACCAACCCCGAGCCCGAACTCCATGATGCTTCGACTTGACGAAACGCTGGAGCCCGGGATTCGAAGAACATATACACTGGATAACGAACGGTCGGCTCCCCCCTGGATCAGGCAGCTGCTCCATATCCCGGGCGTAAAGAGCGTTTTTCATACCCTTGATTTCATCGCGCTCGACCGCAAAGGCAACGCCGATTGGCCTTCCATTCTGGGCGCCGTTCAGGAAATATTCGGTCAGGAGGGGCTTGCCGCCGGACTCCAAGAAAATGCGGAAGATTTTGCTTTTGGTGAGGCTCAAGTGTTCGTCCAGTATTTTCGGAATATACCGATGCAAATCCGTGTCAAAAGCGGGAATCAGGAAGAACGCATCGGTCTGTCGGAGCGCTTCGCCCAAGCGGTGGCCGCCGTCGGAACCACAACGCTCATCAAGGAGCGCAAGCTCAAGGAGTACGGCGTGCGCTACGGCCAGCTGGAAGACATCGCCCGTGACGTAGAGCAGGAGCTTGAAGCTGCCTTCCCGCAGGAGCGCCTCGATAAAGTCGTTGCCCAAGCGATTGCCCACGGCGCCAGCGACGAGGATTTCGTCGAGCAGCGCCGGAAGCTGACAGACGAGGAAACCGAAGCCGCGCTGCAGGATGAGGACTGGCGCGTCCGTTATGCCGCGCTGGATGCACTGGAGCCAACGGAGAAACACATTCCGCTTCTCCGCCAAGCCCTTCGGGATCCGAAGATGCAGATCCGCCGGCTCGTCGTTGTGTACTTGGGCGATCTGCGCACCCCTGAAGCGATGGAACTCCTGTATGAAGCCATGCGCGACGAAACACCGGCCGTTCGCCGTACCGCAGGCGATACACTGTCCGATATCGGCGATGCTGCCGCTACCCCGGTCATGATCGAATCGCTCAAAGACAGCAGCAAGATCGTACGCTGGCGTGCAGCCCGCTTCCTGTATGAAGTAGGCACCGAGGAAGCTCGCTCCGCTCTGGAGGAGGCTGCCAATGATCCGGAATTCGAGGTTAGTCTGCAGGCACGAATGGCACTGGAGCGCATCGAATCCGGCGAAGAAGCAGCCGGAACCGTATGGCAACAAATGGCCAAACGGAATCAATCGTAATTGCATCTTCGGAACTGCCTTAGAACCGTAAAATTTAACCATTGCTTCTTACATGGAATGTGATTTATACTAGGACTCTCTTGTTAGAATTGAATATACAGATAGCCTCATCATTCCAAGATGAGGTAGAGGTTGCAGACATGATCAGTAGTTGTGCCGAGGCGAAGAGAAGCCGGTGAAGCACAGTGAAAGGCATGAATGCCGAAGTGCAGGGTATACTCTTGTATCCTGTGCTGGGGCCGTTGTCGAAAGAGACGGAACTGTCACGGGGATTTCCCCGTGTTGTGCTATCTTCATGGAGGGTATGATGCGGATACGATAATGACCGCAGGTATAGGACCTGCGGTCTTTTTGTTCTAACAGGGTATATTTTAAATATCATTTCTTAATGTATAGAAGGAGTGTTCGATCTTGAATCGCAAAAAAGCACCGGCTGCTTCGCTCAAGCAGAGCTTTAAAGCCCGTCATATGACAATGATCGCCCTTGGCGGATCGATCGGTACCGGCCTCTTCCTGGCAAGCGGAACGGCCATCGCCTCTGCCGGCCCAGGCGGAGCGCTTATCGCCTATGCTGCAGTTGGCCTCATGGTTTACTTTCTGATGACCAGCCTCGGCGAACTCGCTACGTATCTTCCGGATTCCGGCTCATTCAGCACCTACGCCTCCCGGTTTGTCAGCCCCGCCTTCGGATTTGCCGTCGGCTGGAATTTCTGGTACAACTGGGCCGTTACCATCGCCGCCGAACTCGCAGCGGCGACGGTTATTATTAAATTCTGGTTCCCGGACAGCCCGTCATTTCTGTGGAGTCTTCTGTTCCTGGCGATTATGTTCGGCTTAAACTTTCTATCTGCCAAAGGATACGGCGAATCGGAATATTGGTTTGCTATCATTAAGGTGGCAACCGTCATTATCTTCCTCATCATCGGAGTCATGATGATCTTCGGTATTCTTGGCGGTGAAGC
This Paenibacillus sp. JZ16 DNA region includes the following protein-coding sequences:
- a CDS encoding cytochrome d ubiquinol oxidase subunit II, translated to MSYAMVAITVLWTFLFGYLLVASIDFGAGFFSYYSVLTGHENKIHNIIQRYLSPVWEVTNVFLIFFVVGLVGFFPDAAYYYGTALLVPGSLALVLLAIRGAYYAYHTYGSQTGNNIVYMGLYGATGLLIPAALSTILAISEGGIIYMDNGKVELHWYTFFTNPYTWSVILLALVSVLYISAMFLSYYAHRAGDAVAFGVVRGYALGWSAPTILTSVFAFFQINHQNPVHFGQMLDIAWMFIASFICFVIAVYLVWKRIRLGIAFIMVMLQFAFAWYGYGRSHLPYILYDYIHIHESITNDTMAIALITAFILGFCVLLPSLILLLRLFLFDANYIRGKSAKKG
- a CDS encoding cytochrome ubiquinol oxidase subunit I — encoded protein: MSSLDPVLMSRILTGLTLFVHIVLATIGVGIPIMLALAEWRGIRTGDNHYTLLARRWARGYVITVAVGVVTGTAIGLQLSLLWPTFMRVAGKAIALPLFMETFAFFVEAIFLGIYLYTWDRFKNKWTHLLLLIPVAIGSSASAFFITSMNAFMNQPQGFELVDGVFTNVNPFVAMFNPATPTKVSHVLASAFTTSAAALASIAAFSILRGSKHIYFKKALKLTVVSTFVFAVATVMIGDFSGKFLAKYQPEKLAAAEWHFETMRQAPLIYGGFLDENNEIKYALKIPYALSILAGNSPSTEVIGLNEFPENERPPMSVHYFFDLKVTSGAVIVLIPLLYMFRKKLPGKRPYPKWLLLSILALGPLSMSAIWLGWFLAEIGRQPWIVRGYMKVSDAATTSTSVGWMLVLFIILYLVLSVSAIRVLSQLFRNKSAEEEIRLLGLEIEGGDRK
- a CDS encoding virulence factor: MKITFIEPTPSPNSMMLRLDETLEPGIRRTYTLDNERSAPPWIRQLLHIPGVKSVFHTLDFIALDRKGNADWPSILGAVQEIFGQEGLAAGLQENAEDFAFGEAQVFVQYFRNIPMQIRVKSGNQEERIGLSERFAQAVAAVGTTTLIKERKLKEYGVRYGQLEDIARDVEQELEAAFPQERLDKVVAQAIAHGASDEDFVEQRRKLTDEETEAALQDEDWRVRYAALDALEPTEKHIPLLRQALRDPKMQIRRLVVVYLGDLRTPEAMELLYEAMRDETPAVRRTAGDTLSDIGDAAATPVMIESLKDSSKIVRWRAARFLYEVGTEEARSALEEAANDPEFEVSLQARMALERIESGEEAAGTVWQQMAKRNQS